The proteins below come from a single Bacillota bacterium genomic window:
- a CDS encoding ribulokinase, with product MARSAQARYTIGIDFGTLSGRAVLVDVETGEEAATAVYEYANGVIDQALPGSSRTLPPDFALQDPADYIRTVEKTIPELLRLAGVAPGQVIGIGTDFTSCTMLPVKADGTPLCLLPEFRDQPHAWVKLWKHHAAQDHANRLNHIARQRGEAFLPRYGGKISSEWFFPKVWQILEEAPHVYEAADRLIEAADWIIWYLTGQETRNSTTAGYKAIWHKREGFPSRDFFAALDPRLADVVDRKMSRRILPQGSLAGTLRADLAQRLGLLPGTPVAVGNVDAHVAVPAATVVSPHKMVMVMGTSICHMVLGTEEHMVEGMCGVVEDGIVPGFFGYEAGQSAVGDIFAWFVEHGVPPDYHDEARRRDVGLHELLEAKAAPLRPGESGLLALDWWNGNRSVLVDVDLTGLMVGMNLATRAEEIYRALIEATAFGTRVIMDAFESQGVPIEEVFACGGLPERNRLLMQIYADVTGREFRVARSANTSALGSAMFAAVAAGKARGGYDDIVEAAARMAGVKDEVYRPDRAAHEVYGQLYQEYRALHDYFGRGQNDVMKRLKAIRARCRSAAGEAR from the coding sequence ATGGCACGATCGGCGCAGGCACGTTACACCATCGGGATCGACTTCGGGACGTTGTCAGGCAGGGCTGTGCTGGTAGATGTCGAAACGGGGGAGGAGGCCGCCACTGCCGTCTACGAGTACGCCAACGGGGTCATCGACCAGGCGTTGCCGGGCAGTTCGCGCACCCTGCCCCCGGACTTTGCCTTACAGGATCCGGCCGACTACATCCGGACTGTGGAGAAGACCATCCCGGAGCTCCTGCGCCTGGCCGGCGTCGCCCCTGGCCAGGTCATCGGGATCGGCACCGACTTTACTTCGTGCACGATGCTGCCGGTGAAAGCCGACGGCACCCCGCTGTGCTTGCTCCCGGAGTTTCGCGACCAACCCCACGCCTGGGTGAAACTCTGGAAGCACCACGCGGCCCAGGACCACGCCAACCGCCTCAACCACATCGCCCGCCAGCGCGGGGAGGCCTTCCTGCCCCGGTACGGCGGGAAGATCTCGTCGGAATGGTTCTTCCCGAAGGTATGGCAGATCCTGGAGGAGGCACCCCACGTCTACGAAGCTGCCGACCGGCTGATCGAGGCGGCGGACTGGATCATCTGGTACCTCACGGGACAGGAGACCCGCAACTCGACGACGGCAGGCTACAAGGCCATCTGGCACAAGCGCGAGGGCTTCCCCTCCCGGGATTTCTTCGCCGCCCTCGACCCGCGGCTGGCGGATGTGGTCGACCGGAAGATGTCGAGGCGCATCCTGCCGCAGGGATCCCTGGCGGGCACCCTGCGCGCCGACCTGGCTCAACGTCTCGGGCTTTTGCCCGGCACCCCGGTCGCGGTGGGCAACGTGGATGCGCACGTGGCCGTGCCGGCGGCCACGGTGGTCAGCCCCCACAAGATGGTCATGGTGATGGGGACCTCCATCTGCCACATGGTGCTCGGCACGGAGGAGCACATGGTCGAGGGCATGTGCGGCGTCGTCGAAGACGGCATCGTGCCGGGCTTCTTCGGGTACGAGGCGGGCCAGAGCGCGGTGGGCGACATCTTCGCCTGGTTCGTCGAACACGGGGTGCCTCCGGACTACCACGACGAGGCGCGCCGGCGCGACGTGGGCCTGCACGAGCTGCTGGAAGCGAAGGCCGCACCCCTTCGGCCGGGGGAGAGCGGGCTGCTCGCCCTCGACTGGTGGAACGGCAACCGGTCGGTGCTGGTGGACGTCGACCTGACCGGGCTCATGGTCGGCATGAACCTGGCGACCCGGGCGGAGGAGATCTACCGCGCGCTTATCGAAGCGACGGCCTTCGGGACGCGGGTGATCATGGACGCGTTCGAAAGCCAGGGGGTCCCGATCGAGGAGGTCTTCGCCTGCGGCGGGCTGCCCGAGCGAAACCGGCTGCTCATGCAGATTTACGCGGACGTGACGGGACGGGAGTTTCGGGTTGCGCGCTCGGCCAACACATCCGCTCTCGGCTCCGCGATGTTCGCGGCGGTGGCCGCCGGAAAGGCCCGGGGCGGGTACGACGACATCGTGGAAGCCGCCGCCCGCATGGCAGGAGTGAAGGACGAGGTGTACCGGCCGGATCGGGCGGCCCACGAGGTGTACGGGCAGCTGTACCAGGAGTACCGGGCGCTGCACGACTACTTCGGCCGAGGACAAAACGACGTGATGAAGCGCTTGAAGGCGATTCGGGCACGCTGCCGCAGTGCGGCCGGCGAAGCTCGTTGA
- a CDS encoding L-fucose/L-arabinose isomerase family protein produces the protein MANTKATLGVIVGNRGFFPGHLCEAGREQVLQALQAEGIEPVILPAQATRYGAVESFSEARQYAEFFRSNADRIDGILVTLPNFGDERAVADTLRLAGLRVPVLVHAFPDEVGRMSAQFRRDAFCGKMSVCNNLRQYGIPFSLTTRHTVAPDHPSFREDLRWFASVARIVKGLQGARLGAIGARPAAFNTVRYSEKLLERYGITVVTVDLSDILGRVERLKPGDPAVEEKLAAIREYVPARGVPQASLEKMARFGAVVDRWVKENHLAATAVQCWTALEEFFGIVPCTLMSMMSNALLPSACETDVTGALAMYVLQLASARPSAIVDWNNNYGDDPDRGVIFHCSNLPKEIFEEPTMHYQEIIAGTVGAENSYGTIYGRIKPGPFTFLRISTDDGAGAIRAYVGQGELTRDPLSTFGGYGVVRVPNFQKLLRHICENGFEHHVSINMSETASAVEEALGKYLGWEVYRHQG, from the coding sequence GTGGCGAACACCAAGGCAACGCTGGGTGTGATCGTCGGTAACCGCGGCTTTTTCCCGGGTCATCTGTGCGAGGCGGGCAGGGAGCAGGTCCTGCAGGCTCTGCAAGCGGAAGGGATCGAACCTGTCATCCTTCCGGCCCAGGCGACGCGCTACGGGGCTGTCGAGAGCTTCTCGGAGGCGCGCCAGTACGCCGAATTCTTCCGCTCCAACGCGGACCGGATCGACGGGATCCTGGTTACCCTTCCCAATTTCGGCGACGAACGGGCCGTGGCCGACACGCTGCGCCTGGCGGGCCTGCGCGTTCCGGTGCTGGTGCACGCCTTCCCCGACGAGGTCGGCAGGATGAGCGCCCAGTTCCGCCGGGACGCCTTCTGCGGCAAGATGTCGGTCTGCAACAACTTGCGGCAATACGGGATCCCCTTCTCCCTGACTACCCGGCACACGGTGGCCCCTGACCACCCCTCCTTCCGGGAGGATCTGCGCTGGTTTGCTTCGGTGGCGCGCATCGTCAAGGGTCTGCAGGGTGCGCGGCTCGGCGCCATCGGTGCCCGGCCGGCTGCGTTCAACACGGTGCGCTACAGCGAAAAGCTCCTGGAGCGGTACGGCATCACGGTCGTGACGGTTGACCTGTCCGACATTCTGGGCCGGGTCGAACGCCTCAAGCCGGGCGACCCCGCCGTCGAGGAGAAGCTGGCGGCCATCCGGGAGTACGTGCCGGCCCGGGGCGTCCCGCAGGCCTCGCTTGAGAAGATGGCGAGGTTCGGCGCGGTGGTCGACCGATGGGTGAAGGAAAACCACCTCGCGGCGACCGCCGTGCAGTGCTGGACGGCGCTTGAGGAGTTCTTCGGCATCGTGCCCTGCACCCTCATGAGCATGATGTCCAACGCGCTGCTGCCGAGCGCCTGCGAAACCGACGTGACCGGAGCGCTCGCCATGTACGTGCTGCAGCTGGCATCCGCGCGGCCGAGCGCCATCGTCGACTGGAACAACAACTACGGGGACGATCCCGACCGGGGCGTCATCTTCCACTGCAGCAACCTTCCCAAGGAGATCTTCGAGGAACCCACCATGCACTACCAGGAGATCATCGCCGGCACGGTGGGCGCCGAGAACTCCTACGGCACCATCTATGGCCGCATCAAGCCGGGGCCGTTTACGTTCCTGCGCATCTCGACGGACGACGGAGCCGGCGCCATCCGGGCGTACGTGGGCCAGGGCGAACTCACCCGGGATCCCCTCTCGACCTTCGGGGGCTACGGCGTCGTGAGGGTGCCCAACTTCCAGAAGCTGCTCCGGCACATCTGCGAGAACGGCTTCGAGCACCACGTCAGCATCAACATGAGCGAGACGGCCTCGGCCGTCGAGGAGGCCCTGGGCAAGTACCTGGGGTGGGAAGTGTACCGGCACCAGGGGTGA
- a CDS encoding HAD-IIA family hydrolase yields MFDLDGTVYRGEGLIPGADRVIATLRRSGRRVVFLSNKPLHARGTYAAKLTRLGIPTASEDVITSSMVLARELAARHPGAHVYVLGEPPLVAELRRAGLAVVDDPEASGLRVDVVVASFDRTLTWEKLKRAHLALRQGARLVATNPDRTCPVEEGDVPDAGAVIAALQASSGKTPEWVAGKPSPLMIQAALARLGVPPERAVLVGDRLETDIVMARQAGIASVLVLTGVTDRKSGEQAPGGARPDYVVSSIAQLIAPGDDGLQGL; encoded by the coding sequence GTGTTTGACCTCGACGGGACGGTGTACCGGGGGGAGGGGCTGATCCCCGGGGCGGACAGGGTCATCGCCACTCTGCGCCGGTCGGGCCGGCGGGTCGTCTTCCTCTCCAACAAACCGCTCCACGCCCGTGGCACCTACGCTGCCAAGCTCACCCGCCTCGGCATTCCCACGGCTTCCGAGGACGTGATCACGTCCAGCATGGTTCTGGCCCGGGAACTGGCGGCTCGCCATCCCGGTGCGCACGTCTACGTGCTGGGGGAGCCCCCGCTGGTGGCCGAACTGCGCCGCGCCGGCCTGGCCGTGGTGGACGATCCCGAGGCGTCCGGCTTGCGAGTCGACGTCGTTGTCGCCTCCTTTGACCGGACCCTGACATGGGAGAAGCTCAAGCGTGCCCATCTGGCCTTGCGGCAGGGCGCCCGGTTGGTCGCCACCAACCCCGACCGCACCTGCCCCGTTGAGGAAGGAGACGTGCCCGACGCCGGTGCGGTCATCGCGGCCCTGCAAGCCTCGTCGGGCAAGACGCCCGAGTGGGTGGCCGGCAAGCCGTCGCCCCTCATGATTCAGGCGGCGCTTGCCAGGTTGGGCGTGCCACCCGAACGGGCCGTCCTGGTCGGCGACCGCCTGGAGACCGACATCGTCATGGCTCGCCAGGCAGGCATCGCGTCGGTGCTGGTCCTGACGGGCGTGACCGACCGGAAATCGGGGGAGCAGGCACCCGGCGGGGCGCGTCCCGACTACGTGGTGAGCAGCATCGCGCAACTCATCGCCCCGGGCGATGACGGACTTCAAGGCCTGTAA